Part of the Hevea brasiliensis isolate MT/VB/25A 57/8 chromosome 16, ASM3005281v1, whole genome shotgun sequence genome is shown below.
AGAgagtaattaatttaatttttaaaataatttattaaaaatatgatacaatatcagtaaaaaataGTATAGTATAAATTGCCCTAATGATTTTTGTAGTACCTATTCAGTGGCACATTTGGTGAGCAAAGCAGACAGTAAAAGGATACATTAATTCAATGTCTTCAAAACAATAAAGggtaaaaataaaatcaaaattaaatacaaGTATGGCTGGGGTGGTTTAATAGCGCTTGGAACGATTTCTTTTCCTATAGTGTCTGGAGGATAAAGTACCATGTTATTAGCCATGATGTTGTAGTCAAATGGTTTCCCAGCAATTACGATTTAGCCATGATTCCATGATCCtctcaaatatttatattttgttttCTGATGTTTTCTAGTAGTATTTCAGTTCCTAAGTTTTAGGAGGTAGTGCCTCCACTTTGTTCCATCTTCTATTCCAGTTCCCCTCTTGTAGGAGGAAGTTATTCCACTAGCTGCTATTTAATATGGCAGAATGAAATTAAAAACAGAAAATTTCCAAAGTTGTTGAGTACTTAACTCGAGATTTTTAAGTTCTGTCTAATGAGCTTGAGCCATCACCACCAAAGGTGGCAAAAAGAAACCTTTCCTTCTACCCTTACTTCCCTATACAGAAAATTCCATCCATAGACCCATAACTAGATCCATTTCAAGGGACCCTAACATTTTGGTATCAAAGCCAGAAGTTATGGGcaactcaattcaacaacaaCTTTAACAGGATTTTGGCTTTGTTCCTCATAGAGCAGGCTACCAATAAGGCACGACAAGAAGAATTGAATTCCAAATTGGAAACTCTTACCCGTGAAGTCACTAGTGCTAAAGAAACAGCTAAGTCTCTAAAGATTAGTGGACATAGTCGGGCTTCAAAGGCAAAAGGCACTGTTGGTTCTACTGGTTTGGAATCTTTGGGCAGTAATGCTATCGTTCCTAAATTCACCAAATTGGATTTTCCTCGATTTAATGGCCAAAAGTATCCTCTACGTTGGTTAAGCTGCTGCCATTTTTTTCCGTTATCAACAGATTGGAGATGATGAAAAAGTGAATTTAGCCTCTTTTCACCTGGAGGGAATTGCCCAGCTCTGGTTCCTTCAATTGCTAAATgacaatcctgacccttcatggaatGATTACAAGAACCAATGTCATCTGCGCTTCGGACCACCAATTTGGAGCAACAAATTGGGTGAGTTAGCAAAGTTGAAACAAACGGGTTCAGGGGTTGACTATCAGACTCAATTTGAGGCACTCACTTCCAGGGTAAGAACCTTGACCCAAACACAAAAAGTGCAGCTTTATCTTAGTGGCTTACAAGAGTACATTGCCGATGAAGTGGAGCTTCATCAACCTCCGGACTTAGCAATAGCAATAGCTATGAGAATGTCTAGATTACATATGTGCAAAAGCATGTCTTCTCTTAGGTTTTTGGAGAACCAATAAAATATAACGCAAACAATGGCAAGTTCACTTCCTCACACCACCAGAATTGTGAAACAGTTTAATAGAGCTGAGATAGAAGAACGATGGCAAAAAAGGCTTTGTTTCAATTGTGATGAGCCATTAGTCAAAGGTAATCTATGCAAAAATTGTTTTGGAATTAGTCAACTGATAACGGAGAAGAGAAGGTTGAATCTGTGCCAATTCCTAATATTGATCTAACAGAGAGGGTAAAGCTTCTTGCATTTCACACTTGAGGACAAGCGTGATTTGGACAAGGGGAGTGTCGTTATCAGCCATGATGTTGTAGTCAAATGGTTATCCCACCAGCTGCTATTTAAGATggcaaaatgaaataataaaatagatcAGAAAATTTCCAAAGTTGTTGAGTACTTAAGAGATTTTCAAGTTCTTTCTAATGAGCTTGAGCCATCACTACCATAGTCGCAAAGAGAAGCCTTCCCCCTTACCCTCACTTGCCTATATAGAAAATTCCATCCATAGACCCATAACCAGATCCATTTCAAAGGACCCTAACATgctaattgtaaaaaaaaaaaaaaattaaactctgTATTCAATATTTAAAGAGAATAAAATATTAACAGCATTATATAACATAAAACACAAAAAAATTAGAGAAGATAACCTGTATATTACAGCAATTCTAATAAGTCTTTTTTATTCAgtaatgcaattaatttaaaacaTTTGTACCATGATCAACACTTGAATtctaattaattaagattttattttatttttggacAAAATctaatattttttagaaaataaatcaCTAGAAAAAAAAATAGCATCTATTAAAATTAGTTGTTAATCGATTTAGCAATCAATTTAGTAACCAATTCAATTGGCTGCATAGTTACCTGGAACATGGTATGCAGCGGTTCGTGATACGAGAACGAGAACGTGATACATCACTTGGTTATTTTTGGTACTTCAAGGGTAAGCTTAGTCGGTTCACTCTTTCGGGACGCTGtacgtttggataatattttgggTTCGTTGAGTGTTAAATGATTATCTTTTATACTTTTTATCATTACCAATTTTTTATCTTGtccaatttttatttaattttgtcaattttagaaaTTGAATAGCTATCATATTAATATTGAAATAATATAAAGAAAAACTACTAAATATCAAATAAAACTACTAAATATCAAATCAAAATAGACAACAAAATAAAGTTCAAACTTCAAATATAATTGCATTTCATAACACAAAATATAATTCCAAATGCAACATATATTAAGGCACTAAAAcacaattgaattaaaaaaagtTCATAAACCAAtaatgtagaaaaaaaaaaaggctactATGAATCAATTTCAgttttttctttgcttttttcctttgtttttggtGTAGTTATCTTCATCTTCATCAGTGGTCTTTGCGACATCAAAATCATCATCTTATAATGATCTCCATCCCATGTCCTCTAGTTTTATAACTGAATCCTCCAAATATGAATTTTCTGGATCCATATCCCATCTTTTATGAGGTCGTATTACATAACTCTCAAAAAAGTGAGATTAAAGGCAAATATTTGAGTGAATAAACACTAATTTGTTTGCCCTTATACAGTTTAATCTATTTCTCTTAATATTATGAATATAGGAGTACGTACTCTAATTCCTTTCTACTGAAGAACTACTAATTGGTTGAGATAATACCTTTTTTGCTACCTCTGCTAATTCTAGAGTTTCAGACCCATATGTTGACCACCAATCAATTGAATCCATTGTTACAGCATTAATTTGAGTTGTTGGCATACTGTATATCCCTTTCTTCATGTGAAAAATTGCAAATTGTTTATGTAAAAGCTTTTCTTCTTCTCCATTTTCTATTATCCTTCCAAAAGCATCCATAACACCTAAAACAACTTCTTTATCAAGATTTAGAGCCCTTTTAGATACTCCTCCAAGAGTTGGTGTATCTAAGCAGTGATGATCATAAAATCTAGGTGTGAGAGCAAAACCAAGACAATTCATAAGAATATTCATCGTGGCCCACCTTTATAATACAATGGCTTCCATTTGTTCATAACTATCTTTATGCttgttatttattattatattcttTAATTCTCCAAGCATGCTATTCATTTTTTCATGAATCTCTCCTAACTTCAGATCTTCACCATCACTAAACTTAATAAACAGATACAATGGCTTAGTTATAGCTACTATATTTTCTACTTCCTCTCAAAAATCATCATCACTAATTGTTTCAACAACTAATGCACCCATTGTCCTCATTTTCTTATCCCCATTTTTCATCCACTCCTTCCATGATTTAAGAACAATAGTTGTTGCAAGAGCCTTTATACAAACTAACAACCTTTTCAACAAGATGTAATGTGAAGCAAATCTAGTTTTTGCTACTTTTAGCAATTCTAACTTTGATTGTATTCTAAAGATGGATAATGCTTGTGTGTGATTGATAATGTATTTCACAATGCATTTCCCTCTTTTATAAGTATTATTCAACCAATCAAACTTTTGAGCAAAATCCTTGAAAATCAGGTTGAGAGTATGAACAACATAAGGAGACCAAAAAATGTGTTTATATACCTTCTCTATCTCTTTTCTTGCAGCTTTGCAATTTGatgcattattagtaataacctgAAGAACATTAAAAAGCCCTACTTCTTCAATAGCCTTGAGTAAGTATTCTACTATAGCATTACCTAAAAAAAAAGGTTTtagaataattttaatataatttaatgctCTATTTTCTACAAAATAACTAAAATTCAAAGATGAATAACTATAACCTATTTTTTCTATGCCTGAAAAGTCATCAGCGTACATGAACATAGCTTCTCGACTGTTAACTACGATAACATTAATCAAAGTTGATGTTTAACATTTGACCACCCATCAGAAACAATAGACACCCCTTGAGTATACCAAGTATCCTTGACCAGAGCCAAGTGTTTCTCAACATCTATTTTACATTCATCTAGTAATATAATTCTTGCCTTTGCATAAGAGGGAGCTTTATATCCTTTAGGGGCATTGTTAATTGCTATAACCATCTCACAAAATTGAGGATTTTGTAGAACATTAAAAGGAATTCCATTAGCACATAGCACTCTCATCACTTTTAAGTCCATTATATCCCTTTCCATTACGTTAAAAGCACTTGCTATAGGATTAGCTTTAACAATAATTGCTTTAGGCTTTGTGCTGATTGTGGAATTTTTTAGAGATGAAGACACACCTGATTTCTCTGCCTCTTCAACTATTCTTCTCACTTTGTCATATCTAACCCTATCTTTCATGAGTGTTGGGCAACGTTGAATTCCTGCTTTCTTCCCTAGTGGAGCTCCAAAAAAGTGATAGTGATTTCTTGTGTATGAGCTGTTGAATTGATTGTTGTAATGCTTGCATGACCAACACTTTATTCCTCCTAAATTTTTCCTTTGGATGCTCCAATTACATTGACTTCACTCAACAATGGCTTTGTTGATAAATCTTGTTGTCTTTGCATTGATGCTTTTTCAATTTTGAGATttgatttctcaattgattctacATCTTCACTCTCATCACTTGCATCTTCATGCACTTCAATGGAATTTTTTCTCAATTCTAGCCTATTTTTTTCCAAACACCATATTTATGAAAAGAGAAGATGAAGTTTTGTAAATGGCTTCTTTATAATTATGAAAACTATTATTCCTTAAAATAGTGAAGAATGAGATTTATATTAGAACATTAGAAGTTTGGAACTGCAATtcagcctttttttttttaattaaaagataATGTTTCATTAAAGTTCCTCTTTTGTTAGGAACATAAAGGGACATAATCTCTATTTAGTCttactttctttaataatttaatttttcaattaaaattccTATTATTGTTTGACTTCTTTCTTTAATATAATTCAATTTGTAATTATATAGATACTGGTACAAAGTTCGAAATTCAGATCATGCATTACTAATTTGTTGGTCTTCTTTctctaatataatttttattagccTAGATTCCTATTCTATTTAGCCTTACTTtcttttataatttcaattttaaattgtAAATTCCTATTCTGTTTTGTCTTCTATGtttaatataattcaatttctaatTATATAGATATTAGTTATTTAGTACATAACAgtttttttgggataaaggcttaattgagttgaattgagtacATAACATTCAAATCTTCGGATCGGGCCTTTTCACTTTaatataatttcaatttttaattattttttatatttaattggaaAGCTGTTTCAAAATTAATAGTTTAAACTTTAAAttataaaagttattttattataaaatacaaCCTTTAAATTAAATAGTCCTATTatgataatttaaattatttcatcAAGTAATTAGCATTATAATAAGCTACTTTATTATTAAGCAATTAAAATGATTTATCTTAATAATTAAGCTATTTTATTAAGCATGATATATAATACTTAATGACTTAAATTATAATCCTTTATTATTGTGATTATTATGtgacatattttaattatatgaatGATATACATATAAAATTATAGTATTACCAGTTTGTGTGTATAGACCAATGAGCTACTCAATACTAATTCATAAATTATTCTATATAGTTATATTTTaggtaaaattataaaataatctcTTTTTATATCTATTCAAATATTATCTGTTACACCTTAACCCTATCTGCAGTTAGAGTGGTGTGTACATGCCcccgtgtaacatcctcactatagGCAGTTTCATACATTCAACTGTTCTTGCGACTAAAGTCTacttggacagctagaatgtttggaaccacacttaaactagagcgatgagtcataattaaattaaataaagatcaattaaggttgaagaaaaataaaagaagtggagtacaaatcggttaaatgagcacaagacatagcgatgagtgaccctaCTGAAAAGTGACTGCGAATTCAGTTGCTACTCCAAACTCATGCAGGACCTTGTAAGACCCTTAATTAAGATTTAAATAAgatattattatgaattaataagttaataaaatgaaaagaaataagcataaataagcaaattaaaagctaaattgaaaaatgaaattaaggaCTTATcaggtattatgaaaaagatgaacacaaacccagtaagagaaaaatttggtcaattaaatttaagagctcaaaattgaccaaaagtgaggtaaataaaaataataaatatggatTAGCTAAATTAATCAAGATTAGTAAAAGTAAGTATAATTAACAAAAAGTAAAAATTCAATGCTTAAAGATTTCAACTTATTTACAACTTTGCCATTCCCCTTATTTACAAAAATTCCATTAGACaataaattaatacaaatatctataaaagaaaaaaa
Proteins encoded:
- the LOC110646581 gene encoding uncharacterized protein LOC110646581 — encoded protein: MKDRVRYDKVRRIVEEAEKSGVSSSLKNSTISTKPKAIIVKANPIASAFNVMERDIMDLKVMRVLCANGIPFNVLQNPQFCEMVIAINNAPKGYKAPSYAKARIILLDECKIDVEKHLALVKDTCREAMFMYADDFSGIEKIGNAIVEYLLKAIEEVGLFNVLQVITNNASNCKAARKEIEKVYKHIFWSPYVVHTLNLIFKDFAQKFDWLNNTYKRGKCIVKYIINHTQALSIFRIQSKLELLKVAKTRFASHYILLKRLLVCIKALATTIVLKSWKEWMKNGDKKMRTMGALVVETISDDDF